In a genomic window of Meleagris gallopavo isolate NT-WF06-2002-E0010 breed Aviagen turkey brand Nicholas breeding stock chromosome 1, Turkey_5.1, whole genome shotgun sequence:
- the LOC100540824 gene encoding solute carrier organic anion transporter family member 1C1-like, translating into MFGPTLGFLLGSFCASLWVDIGVVDIDAININPKDTRWVGAWWLGLLICGAVNFIASLPFFFLPYSLTKEGEDENPKKISHLPVQGDHCKTDPPAQPQLKFSEAVKDFLPTLKKLFGNPVFLVYVFLTILQYNSLVGLITYETKFMEQQFNVSVAKAIFLVGVILLPITILGMFLGGYLIKKFKLHVTGMAKFACISFIVAYLLNLLYFMCNCEVIQLAGLTVPYSGFKQLSSPKNSFMASCNADCSCKMDQWDPVCGDNGITYMTACFAGCKSSTGMGKNMVFHNCSCVEGQEHGHGNASAVLGQCQRESCTKAFPYFLALQTACAFILALGGTPTYMIMFRSVSPDLKSFAVGIETLGGRILGGLPAPIYFGALIDETCLKWGTKSCGGPGSCRIYDTKAFR; encoded by the exons ATGTTTGGGCCGACTTTGGGTTTCCTGCTTGGATCTTTCTGTGCCAGCCTCTGGGTAGATATTGGTGTTGTGGATATCG ATGCTATTAACATAAATCCCAAGGATACTCGATGGGTTGGTGCCTGGTGGCTTGGACTGCTCATCTGTGGAGCAGTGAACTTTATTGCttcattaccttttttttttctgccttactCCTTAACAAAAGAAGGAGAGGATGAGAATCCAAAGAAGATCAGTCATCTGCCTGTTCAAGGAGATCACTGTAAAACAGACCCCCCAGCTCAGCCACAGTTAAAGTTCTCTGAGGCAGTAAAAG ATTTCCTACCAACTTTGAAGAAATTGTTTGGAAATCCAGTTTTCCTGGTGTATGTGTTCCTCACCATTCTGCAGTATAATTCTCTTGTTGGATTGATAACATATGAGACAAAGTTTATGGAGCAGCAATTTAATGTATCAGTGGCAAAAGCTATCTTTCTAGTTG GCGTGATACTTTTACCCATTACAATCCTGGGGATGTTTCTAGGAGGCTATCTGATCAAGAAATTCAAACTTCACGTAACCGGAATGGCAAAGTTTGCATGCATCTCCTTTATAGTAGCATATCTGTTAAACCTCTTGTACTTTATGTGTAATTGTGAGGTGATCCAGCTGGCTGGTCTCACAGTGCCTTACTCTGG gtttAAGCAACTTTCCTCCCCTAAAAACAGTTTCATGGCCAGTTGCAATGCTGACTGCAGCTGCAAGATGGATCAGTGGGATCCTGTATGTGGGGACAATGGCATCACTTACATGACAGCCTGCTTTGCGGGATGTAAATCATCAACTGGGATGGGAAAGAATATG GTGTTTCATAATTGCAGCTGTGTGGAAGGACAAGAGCATGGACATGGCAATGCATCTGCAGTTTTGGGACAGTGCCAAAGAGAGAGCTGTACCAAAGCATTTCCCTATTTTTTAGCATTACAGACTGCATGTGCATTTATTTTAGCCTTAGGAGGCACTCCTACATACATGATTATGTTTAG gTCTGTTTCACCAGACCTGAAATCCTTTGCTGTCGGGATTGAAACTTTAGGTGGTAGAATACTAG gtGGACTCCCAGCCCCTATTTATTTTGGTGCCTTGATAGATGAGACCTGCTTGAAATGGGGGACAAAAAGCTGTGGTGGACCTGGCTCTTGCCGAATATATGACACAAAAGCATTCAGGTAA